From the Nodularia sp. NIES-3585 genome, one window contains:
- a CDS encoding DUF3120 domain-containing protein, translating to MINNTLSSYTSPTTPSNTDLPTLEVGQKSIRELESTLALSPSIPISTTVRQTWLVLAAAVFLVSVPVFIEAPLVRSQPVLSVALTGFWVWLSFTLMSRPTTYVWGDLLLGFSWSWLAGAIYWGWLRWEPAWHLPVESIGLPFACWCLFRNWGKVGNWFYLGSLLGTVLTDLYFYLVDLMPYWRQIMQVEPASVSPILQTALIQVQTPWGQGWAVVLAILLLTAGVLPLRTKSKHWYAFGGAVLSTILVDSLFLIAASAA from the coding sequence TTGATTAATAATACCTTGTCTTCCTACACTAGTCCTACTACCCCTAGCAATACTGATTTACCCACACTGGAAGTTGGGCAGAAAAGCATTAGGGAGTTAGAATCTACACTCGCTTTATCTCCTTCTATACCCATATCTACGACTGTGCGCCAAACTTGGTTAGTGTTGGCGGCGGCTGTATTTTTAGTATCAGTCCCAGTGTTTATAGAAGCACCATTAGTGCGATCGCAGCCAGTTTTGAGTGTAGCGCTCACAGGCTTTTGGGTGTGGCTGAGTTTTACCTTAATGTCTCGTCCTACAACTTATGTCTGGGGAGATTTGCTCTTAGGGTTTAGCTGGAGTTGGTTAGCAGGAGCCATTTACTGGGGTTGGCTACGTTGGGAACCTGCCTGGCATTTACCTGTAGAATCTATTGGTTTACCTTTTGCTTGTTGGTGTTTATTCAGAAATTGGGGCAAAGTTGGTAACTGGTTTTATTTAGGTTCTTTACTCGGTACTGTTTTAACTGATCTCTATTTTTATCTAGTAGACTTGATGCCCTATTGGCGGCAAATTATGCAAGTAGAACCTGCTAGCGTGTCCCCAATCTTACAAACTGCTTTAATCCAAGTCCAAACACCTTGGGGTCAAGGCTGGGCAGTAGTTTTAGCTATATTACTGTTAACGGCAGGAGTTTTACCTTTACGTACAAAATCAAAACATTGGTATGCCTTTGGCGGAGCAGTGTTAAGTACAATCTTGGTAGATAGCCTATTCTTAATCGCTGCAAGTGCTGCTTAA
- the psbU gene encoding photosystem II complex extrinsic protein PsbU, which translates to MKTLVRLLTVFSLLLGSWGWLGTTQIATAANLNSVAVGPVPVLAIARQNKADAKLGTSFGKKLDLNNTNVRAFQQFPGMYPTLAKKIILNAPYKNVEDVLDLPGLSDRQKQLLQANFDNFTVTELETVFNAGDDRFNNGIYR; encoded by the coding sequence ATGAAAACATTGGTACGTTTATTAACAGTATTTAGCTTATTACTTGGTTCTTGGGGATGGCTGGGAACAACTCAGATAGCGACTGCGGCCAATCTCAACAGTGTTGCTGTTGGGCCAGTTCCAGTTTTAGCAATTGCGCGGCAGAATAAAGCTGACGCTAAGTTAGGCACATCATTTGGTAAAAAACTTGATTTGAATAATACCAACGTGCGCGCTTTTCAACAGTTTCCAGGGATGTACCCTACCCTAGCTAAGAAAATTATCCTCAACGCTCCTTACAAGAATGTTGAGGATGTTTTAGACCTTCCAGGATTGAGCGATCGCCAAAAACAACTTTTGCAAGCCAACTTTGATAATTTCACTGTCACCGAACTAGAAACCGTCTTCAACGCCGGAGATGATCGTTTTAACAATGGTATCTACAGATAA
- the nadB gene encoding L-aspartate oxidase: protein MPEIDIPSQFDVLVVGAGAAGLYTAMCLPENLRVGLITKETVSLSASDWAQGGIAAAIAPEDSPSLHIEDTLQAGAGLCDRPAVEFLAEQAPRCIQSLVNLGVAFDRHGQALALTLEAAHSRHRVLHTADTTGRAVTTTLTAQVLRRQNIQVIQQALALNLWIEPQTGRCQGISLFYQGKITWMRARAVILATGGGGQVFAQTTNPAVSTGDGVAISWRAGAILRDLEFVQFHPTSLTKPGADHFLISEAVRGEGAHLVDDTGRRFAFDYHPAGELAPRDVVSRAIFSHLQHTAVDLATAHVWLDMRPIPPEKIRHRFPNIVKVCQHWGIDVFHEPIPVAPAAHYWMGGIVTDLMNRTNIPGLYAVGETASTGVHGANRLASNSLLECIVFGAQMANIHLGDITPSSEVPILPVRGFSANVSEWQTQKTQLEILREKLPRLVWQSAGICREQSGLETAIATIESWQQDFAALPLSQFLLALSPNEPVTFDIPDVERQLRLWAETRNLLDVAYLILQSAAFRTESRGGHYRLDYPQSEPDWQVHTLVQKRQWQKSLIVKSSGSLR, encoded by the coding sequence TTGCCTGAAATAGATATTCCTAGCCAATTTGATGTTTTAGTAGTCGGTGCTGGCGCTGCTGGACTATACACAGCAATGTGTCTACCAGAGAACTTGCGAGTCGGCTTGATTACCAAAGAAACTGTGTCTCTATCTGCCAGCGATTGGGCGCAAGGAGGCATTGCAGCGGCGATCGCTCCCGAAGATTCGCCTTCACTGCACATTGAAGATACTTTGCAAGCAGGTGCGGGCTTGTGCGATCGCCCAGCCGTAGAGTTCCTTGCCGAACAAGCCCCTCGGTGTATTCAATCCCTGGTTAACTTGGGAGTAGCTTTTGACCGTCACGGTCAAGCTTTAGCTTTAACTTTAGAAGCAGCCCATTCTCGTCATCGCGTTCTTCATACTGCCGATACTACAGGTAGGGCAGTCACAACTACCCTCACAGCCCAAGTATTGCGCCGCCAAAACATTCAAGTCATCCAACAAGCTTTGGCTTTGAATTTGTGGATAGAACCCCAGACTGGGAGATGTCAAGGAATTAGCTTATTTTATCAAGGTAAAATCACATGGATGAGAGCAAGGGCTGTGATTTTGGCAACCGGCGGCGGTGGTCAGGTATTTGCCCAAACCACTAACCCAGCTGTAAGTACTGGTGATGGGGTCGCGATCTCTTGGCGGGCTGGGGCGATTCTCCGGGACTTGGAATTTGTGCAATTTCACCCCACATCCCTAACTAAACCAGGTGCAGACCACTTTCTGATTAGTGAAGCTGTACGAGGCGAAGGCGCACACCTTGTTGATGACACAGGGCGGCGTTTTGCCTTTGACTATCATCCGGCTGGTGAACTAGCACCCAGAGATGTAGTCAGTAGAGCTATTTTTAGCCATCTGCAACACACCGCAGTCGATTTGGCTACTGCCCATGTCTGGTTAGATATGCGTCCTATACCCCCGGAAAAGATTCGTCATCGCTTTCCCAACATTGTTAAAGTTTGTCAACATTGGGGTATTGATGTCTTCCATGAACCCATTCCTGTAGCCCCGGCTGCCCATTACTGGATGGGTGGTATTGTGACTGATTTAATGAATCGCACTAACATTCCCGGTTTGTATGCAGTGGGAGAAACCGCCAGTACTGGAGTGCATGGCGCGAATCGTTTGGCAAGTAACTCTTTGCTCGAATGTATTGTATTTGGCGCACAAATGGCTAATATTCATTTGGGGGATATCACACCATCCTCAGAAGTACCAATACTGCCAGTACGAGGATTTAGCGCCAATGTCAGTGAATGGCAAACCCAAAAAACCCAGTTAGAAATACTTAGAGAAAAGTTACCCCGTTTAGTTTGGCAAAGTGCGGGGATTTGTCGGGAACAATCAGGTTTAGAAACTGCGATCGCTACCATTGAATCTTGGCAACAAGATTTTGCTGCTTTACCTTTGAGTCAATTCTTACTCGCTTTAAGTCCCAACGAACCAGTTACTTTTGACATACCAGATGTAGAACGCCAATTGCGACTTTGGGCAGAAACCCGTAATTTACTAGATGTAGCCTATTTAATTCTCCAAAGTGCAGCTTTTAGAACAGAAAGCCGCGGCGGACATTACCGCCTGGACTATCCTCAATCCGAACCTGATTGGCAAGTCCATACCCTAGTACAAAAACGTCAATGGCAGAAATCTCTCATAGTGAAGTCCTCCGGCTCGCTTCGCTGA
- a CDS encoding CHASE2 domain-containing protein produces the protein MIKHLHKCLVKLILKLKQTLDLGHKTLIIAFVVAVCVLILRYVGLLQSLELAALDQLFHLRPHEPFDPRITIVAIDEDSLKQIGSWPIPDGDMADLLEKIQADKPRAIGLDIYRDFPVKYGYEKLAAAYQSMPNLIGNQLLTNSQNGSVLPAQYLNEQQVGFSNILFDSDGKVRRSLLYWHIDQQLYESFALKLALLYLQSEGITPQKAANNSESLQLGKAVFTRFESNDGAYVRADAKGYQILSNFPKLGCHSSSPEFCGYRQVSINDVLENKVPKSWISDRIVLIGSTAPSIQDFVFIPHSSRLIGTAEPIPGIKLQAYFISELISAAIEGRPLLKVWSQTWECVWIFTWSYVGAVITWRIRYPIQSILSSLLSCLVLLLLTYWAFLHGWWIPIVPPLLAFSRSAIWITSHIAYMQDELKRSKEFLQQVINTIADPVFVKNEQYQWIVLNEAYCQLIGYPNTVLIEKSDYNFFPEHEVNVFRQQEHLVFQTQRSQENEEEFTDANGITHLIATKRSLHKDAAGNFFLVGVIRDMTQRKLMEEELKRTAAELSRSNNELKLKEDHLRYLADHDPLTGLTNRKFFTEKLQESLIWAQNNNLLLGLLFIDLDGFKQINDTLGHDIGDRLLVSIAQRLSNNLRCSDTVSRLGGDEFTIILRSIPNVEVAAKIAENILNSIIHPIVLEGRTTRISASIGISIYPMNSQDSKTLIRQADAAMYRAKHLGKNRYEFA, from the coding sequence ATGATTAAGCATCTACACAAATGTCTTGTCAAGTTAATTTTGAAACTCAAACAAACCCTTGACCTAGGACATAAAACGTTGATAATAGCTTTTGTTGTTGCGGTTTGTGTCTTGATTTTGCGTTATGTGGGATTATTACAATCCTTAGAGTTAGCAGCGTTGGATCAATTATTTCACTTACGTCCACATGAACCATTTGATCCTCGAATCACTATTGTAGCCATTGATGAGGATTCTTTAAAGCAAATAGGTTCTTGGCCAATTCCAGATGGTGACATGGCTGATTTATTAGAAAAAATACAAGCCGATAAACCCAGGGCTATTGGTTTAGATATTTACCGGGATTTTCCAGTTAAATATGGTTATGAAAAACTCGCCGCAGCTTATCAGTCAATGCCTAACTTAATTGGAAATCAACTATTAACAAATAGTCAAAATGGTAGTGTTTTACCTGCACAATATCTGAATGAGCAGCAAGTGGGTTTTAGTAACATATTATTTGACTCTGATGGCAAAGTACGTCGCAGCTTACTGTATTGGCACATTGACCAACAGCTATACGAAAGTTTTGCTCTGAAACTGGCTTTATTGTATTTACAATCGGAAGGTATAACTCCCCAAAAGGCAGCTAATAATTCTGAATCTTTACAATTGGGTAAAGCGGTATTTACTCGTTTTGAGTCGAATGATGGTGCTTACGTGCGAGCTGATGCTAAAGGCTACCAAATTCTATCTAACTTTCCTAAACTAGGCTGTCACAGTTCATCTCCAGAATTCTGTGGTTATCGTCAGGTCAGTATAAATGATGTTTTGGAAAATAAAGTGCCAAAAAGCTGGATTAGCGATCGCATCGTACTGATTGGTTCTACTGCTCCCAGTATCCAAGATTTTGTCTTTATTCCTCATTCTAGTCGTTTGATAGGGACAGCAGAGCCTATTCCTGGCATCAAATTGCAAGCTTATTTTATCAGTGAGTTAATCTCAGCAGCTATAGAAGGACGACCTTTACTGAAAGTCTGGTCTCAGACATGGGAATGCGTATGGATTTTTACTTGGTCTTATGTGGGTGCTGTAATCACATGGCGAATACGATACCCAATTCAAAGCATTCTCAGTTCTTTACTATCTTGCTTGGTGCTGCTTCTATTGACTTACTGGGCTTTTCTGCACGGTTGGTGGATACCAATCGTTCCGCCCTTATTGGCCTTTAGCCGTTCAGCTATTTGGATTACTTCTCATATTGCTTATATGCAAGACGAGTTGAAACGTTCTAAAGAGTTTTTGCAACAAGTGATCAATACGATTGCTGACCCAGTTTTTGTAAAAAATGAACAATATCAGTGGATTGTTTTGAACGAAGCTTATTGTCAATTAATCGGTTATCCCAATACTGTCTTAATTGAAAAGTCAGATTATAACTTTTTTCCTGAACATGAAGTGAATGTGTTTCGACAACAAGAACATCTAGTTTTTCAAACTCAGCGATCGCAGGAAAACGAAGAAGAATTTACTGATGCTAATGGTATTACCCATCTGATCGCTACTAAGCGATCGCTCCACAAAGATGCGGCTGGTAATTTCTTTTTGGTGGGGGTTATCCGAGATATGACCCAGCGTAAGTTAATGGAAGAAGAACTGAAGCGTACTGCTGCTGAGTTATCTCGCTCTAATAATGAATTAAAACTCAAAGAAGACCACTTGCGTTATCTGGCTGACCATGACCCGCTCACAGGCTTAACTAATCGGAAATTTTTCACGGAAAAACTGCAAGAATCGCTAATTTGGGCGCAAAATAATAACTTGTTGCTGGGTCTGCTGTTTATTGATTTAGATGGCTTTAAGCAAATTAATGATACTTTAGGGCATGATATAGGCGATCGCCTACTAGTATCCATCGCTCAACGACTCAGCAATAATTTACGCTGTAGTGATACTGTCTCCCGATTAGGTGGAGATGAATTTACAATAATTTTACGCTCAATCCCTAACGTAGAAGTAGCAGCTAAAATCGCTGAGAACATTTTAAACAGTATCATCCATCCAATTGTTTTGGAGGGACGTACCACTAGGATTTCTGCCAGTATTGGTATTAGCATCTACCCAATGAATAGCCAAGATTCTAAAACATTGATTAGACAAGCAGATGCGGCTATGTACCGTGCCAAACACCTTGGTAAAAATCGTTATGAGTTTGCTTGA
- a CDS encoding vitamin K epoxide reductase family protein: MIRRRSTPWIHKWSRPLIGAIAGLGALTTGYIAIEKLTGGAAACVAEAGAKGCNDVLSSPWATIPIFGGQPLALFGFLAYVSMVILAVTPLAWKPGDKNSLKQLENSTWWLLLVGAIAMSVFSGYLMYLLAFQIQAVCYYCIASALFSVSLLVLTIIGRSWEDIGQIFFTAIIVGMVTLIGTLGVYAGVNPSGVTSDSTSGESRKINFTPTEQPNPAFGWEITTTSGEAEIALARHLATTDAKEYVAYWCPHCHEQKQLFGKEAYQILEENQIMVECAAESPKGQPEVCKAANITGFPTWIINGTPYSGVQNLDQLAKISGYTGAKNFKYFR; encoded by the coding sequence ATGATTCGCCGCCGTTCTACTCCTTGGATTCACAAATGGTCGCGTCCATTGATTGGGGCGATCGCTGGGCTTGGTGCCTTGACAACAGGTTATATCGCCATAGAGAAACTCACAGGAGGCGCTGCCGCCTGTGTGGCCGAAGCTGGTGCTAAAGGCTGTAATGATGTACTTTCCAGTCCTTGGGCAACCATACCAATTTTTGGCGGTCAGCCATTAGCTTTATTTGGGTTTTTGGCTTATGTCAGTATGGTGATTTTGGCTGTGACTCCCTTAGCATGGAAGCCAGGTGACAAAAATAGCCTGAAACAATTGGAAAACTCGACTTGGTGGCTGCTGTTGGTAGGAGCGATCGCTATGTCGGTCTTCAGTGGCTATTTAATGTACTTGTTGGCATTTCAAATCCAAGCCGTCTGTTATTACTGTATTGCTTCGGCTTTGTTCTCTGTAAGTCTTTTAGTCTTGACGATTATCGGTCGTTCTTGGGAGGATATAGGGCAAATCTTCTTTACGGCTATTATTGTGGGAATGGTAACGTTGATTGGGACTTTAGGTGTCTATGCTGGGGTAAATCCATCAGGTGTAACATCAGACTCAACTTCTGGAGAATCTCGAAAAATTAACTTTACTCCCACAGAACAACCCAATCCGGCTTTTGGTTGGGAAATCACCACTACCTCTGGTGAGGCAGAAATTGCACTAGCACGCCATTTGGCGACCACAGATGCTAAGGAATATGTTGCCTATTGGTGTCCTCACTGCCACGAACAAAAACAACTCTTTGGTAAAGAAGCTTACCAGATTCTGGAAGAGAATCAGATTATGGTGGAGTGTGCTGCTGAAAGTCCTAAAGGTCAACCAGAAGTGTGTAAGGCCGCTAACATCACAGGTTTCCCCACTTGGATTATTAATGGTACACCCTATAGCGGAGTGCAAAACCTCGACCAACTGGCAAAAATTTCTGGTTATACAGGTGCCAAAAACTTTAAGTATTTCAGATAG
- the btpA gene encoding photosystem I biogenesis protein BtpA, whose amino-acid sequence MDLYQLFKTRTPIIGVVHLLPLPTSPRWGGNLKAVIHRAEQEAAALASGGVDGIIVENFFDAPFAKNQVDPSVVSAMTVVVQRIQNLVTLPIGLNVLRNDGKSAMAIASCVRAEFIRVNVLTGVMATDQGLIEGEAHQLLRYRRELGCDVKILADVLVKHARPLGSPNLTVAVKDTIERGLADAVILSGWATGSPPNQEDLELACGAANGTPVFIGSGANWENIATLMQAANGVIVSSSLKRHGRIEQPIDPIRVSQFVEAARSVWNSPGEIQSISGPMKLHY is encoded by the coding sequence GTGGATTTATATCAGCTATTTAAAACTCGAACACCGATTATTGGCGTGGTTCATCTACTCCCACTGCCCACCTCGCCCCGTTGGGGAGGTAATCTCAAAGCGGTAATTCACCGTGCCGAACAAGAAGCAGCCGCCCTAGCGAGTGGCGGGGTGGACGGCATTATTGTGGAAAACTTTTTTGATGCGCCGTTTGCCAAAAACCAAGTTGATCCATCAGTGGTGAGTGCCATGACTGTGGTCGTCCAACGAATCCAAAATTTGGTGACACTGCCCATAGGCTTAAATGTTTTGCGGAACGATGGCAAAAGTGCAATGGCGATCGCTAGCTGTGTCCGAGCCGAATTCATTCGGGTCAATGTATTGACAGGAGTGATGGCAACTGACCAAGGATTAATTGAAGGAGAGGCTCATCAATTACTTCGTTATCGGCGAGAATTGGGCTGTGATGTCAAAATTTTGGCTGATGTGTTGGTGAAGCACGCCCGTCCCTTGGGTTCCCCAAATCTCACAGTTGCCGTGAAAGACACCATTGAAAGAGGTTTGGCAGATGCCGTAATTTTATCTGGCTGGGCTACTGGCAGCCCTCCCAACCAAGAAGACTTGGAACTAGCTTGTGGTGCGGCAAATGGAACTCCAGTTTTCATTGGGAGTGGAGCCAACTGGGAAAATATTGCTACACTGATGCAGGCCGCAAATGGTGTAATTGTTTCCAGTTCTCTCAAGCGCCACGGTCGAATTGAGCAACCAATTGACCCGATTCGCGTCAGTCAATTTGTAGAAGCCGCCCGTAGTGTTTGGAATTCTCCAGGTGAGATTCAGTCTATTTCTGGGCCAATGAAACTACATTATTAA